The genomic window aagaaaaaaaaatgcatatcttAGGATCTTCATAGTTACAATTCAAGCATGTATAATCACCAATTTCTACTCCTTAAAAGATACAAAATAAGGTTTTACTAATAATTCAGAACATTTAGCTAAAATTGAACAACTCTCAGCAATAATGATTCTTTTCCCCAAATTTGATGTCATAAAGTCAAAAGTACTGGCATAGTATGAAACTTGAAAAGAGAGTAGAACAATCAAGATAATGCTCTTATCCCAAGCAGGTCTTGAAAGATATAACTTTAGGTTGAAGGATTACTTCTCAGAGTTAAGTAAAAAAACTGGTAGTTTTTAGTTGCCAGAAGTTCCttcattttcacaaatttaCTTGGTTTGTCAAATAGGTGATAGTAACCAACCAATAGTGCATCCCCTGCCATGACAACATAGGATGAGGGAGAAGGTTTGAAAGAAATCCACTCGCCATCCTTCGTTCGTATTTCTAAACCGCAGACTTCGTTTTGGTGAAGTACGGTTATGAAGCTCTTGTCAGTGTGACATGAAGTACCAATGCAAGTCTCATTCTTCTGGGGTCCTCTGTATTTGATGAGTCGGAGAAGGTAAGTGGTTGATTGAATGTGAGAGTCATAGTACTTCTCTGCATCATAGCTTTCAAAGACCATTTTCTTCACCATTTGTTCTAATTCTGACACTAGCTTTGAGTATGAAAGCACAGTTTCACTAACCAAGAACcaagaaagaacaaaagaagaaaaacaaataagcataattcaagaattaaaaagaattatgaCAAGAATATAGATCAAGCTAGATATACCAGAAATGATCATTTCCTGCAGGCCACATGATGTTTGTGAAACTTTCAACTCCTTTGAGCGTTGTTGCATCTTCAATCCCCATGCTTTCATGAAGAGGAATAAGGGGATGCTGGCCGATATAGCCAAAATATGGCTTATCAGAAGTGTTTTTGACTTTGGTTTCTGTGGGGAGATCGAACAATTCTTCTAATTGACAGAACGTTGTGTTGTCAAGCTCTGAAGAAACTTTATCATACACTGCTACGAAACAACCGTATTCCTCAAGTGCATGCAGGACATCTTTGCATGCCAAGAGCCATGATCTTGTACCAGGCTTCAATGTTCCAGTGGAAAAATTGAGAACAGGAAGCCTGGGTGCTTCAGAGCCCATGGTTttagttctttttcttcttttcccccCCTGATGGGCCACTTGGATATATTGCCTTAGATCATGTATCTTATAGGGGTTCAATTGATGTATCCATGTCATAAAAAGACAAATGAGATGATAAGGTGACAGGCACTGAGGCAAAGAAGAATATGGATGAACCCAAAGTGCTTTGTGCTACATTGTGTAGCCGACATAGAGATTTGTGAAATGGAATATACTTGGTGAGACGGATTTGTTAGCTAGTACAAAATCAAATAGTTTCAAACCTTGCAATACTGTAGAGTTGGAGGGTAAGCTATGTTGATGGTTCTATGGAAGAGGCTAATTGGGTGATTTTCATGAGACCCAATTGAGGGTAAGAACAGGAGTTTATGATATAGAGCACAAATTATAAGATTTGTAACTTCTAAGAGCACACACCATCACAAGATACTAGTAGATAACCTCTCATAAGTCATAAGTGTCACTTTCCACCACTCTAATCATGAGCTGGCCCTATCCCACCCCTGTCATTCAATCTTTGTATTCTGTTTTTTGAATCGGTTTAATAATTCAGAGTGCTTCTACAATCTAGGTATTTCATAGAACTATGCAGTCTTGTTTGCTTGGAATAATACTGAAAATGACCATTTTTGGAGATTAAGTGATGAAAACAAGACAAGTCgacgaaaaaaagaaaaatgcagcAAGAGAATTACTGTGAAGAACAatcaaaaaagacaaaaaatggaATTTCTGCTTTGGTAATGGAACAATGGACAAAGACAGGTTAAAATTTCAGTTACCAGCCAACCAGGACAGAAGATCAAAGAGGCTTTCATTATAGAAATACCAGAGTCTTGGTACCACAGGCTGCTCGCTCAATTCCTATTGAGAAaggaaaaccaagaaaaaagtaacaatataataatataaggCATATTATAGCAGTTGGGAGTcagaaaaatttgttttcattgaGAAAACTGTAGGATTAGCATCTgcagaattaaaattaaagctaGAACTCAGCAGTAGTTGTTGATGCTGCATGTTAGGCAGCAGATCGGTAGCCACTAAGATTGGAATTTGGGGTGCTTTACAGGGAAGTGGGGGAGTGGCAATGTGACTTGCCACACCATATTGCAGCAAAAGGTGCTTTATATTTTGCAAGTACTTAAAGATCCATGGCTTTGAACTAATGGTATGTGGTAAAGTACTTCCAAATGCATGCTTAGTCGGAAATACATACATTGGAAAAAACAGAGTACTAAAAATATTGCAGAAACACTTGAAAATAAACTATCTTGTACAATTACAAACAGGACTACAAAAAAGGCTATGGCTTATATTCAGAAAGCAGCAGTGGTAAGTCCATATGGCCTTGAAATATTATCATTGCACTGAGAAAATTCATACAAATCTGTGGGAAACCGCATCCTTGATGTGTTAAGACTGAGCTTAGGAACAAATCCATAAGATCAGCATAAGCATACAGACACACAACAGGCATAGAGACCAACCAGAACTCAAACACCACAATAGGATTTGAGAAGGCAGTCAGCCTTCCTACCCTTAGCTGTTCAAGTAAAGCGAACAAATTCAAGATGATTAAATGTCTTAAAACGTAAAGGGTGTTATTTATCCACTAGCTCTTCTGGTATCTGTATCACTCCTCTCTTATATGAAAACAGCCCGAATGAGTATCTCACCTCTTTCCCCTTCATCATGACTTCAAAACTCCTTAAACggttaaattactaaaatagtATGGAGCCTAGATGTTCAAATCCTTGGCTCAATCAACATAACTCTTCTAAAAACCTAAGCAAATTTTCCAAGATACCAAACAGAGAATACATACCCACCATAAGTGCATCGCCTGCCATGACTAGAAAGGATGACCGTGAGGATGGCTAAAAACAGATCCACTCTCCATCCTTTGTTTCTATTTCCAATCCATCaacttgattttgttgaagTATGGTCATGAAGGACTTGTCCTTATGAGAGTTCAGCCCCAAGTTAGTCTCCATCATCTTGGGTGCTCTATACTTCAGAGGTCGTAGAAGAGAAGTCGTCGATCCAATATGAGAGTCACTATACTTCTCTTCACCATAGCTTTCAAACAGCATCTTGATCACCATTTGATCTAATTCTGCTACCAGCTTGGAGAACAAATGAGCACTTTCACAAACAGACAGATATTTAGCAGGTCAAAAGGATAAGAATAAGCCAAGAATTTTCCAGAGAAAATATAGGAAATTGGACAAAATTATACCAGAAACGATAGTTCCCAGCCGGCCACATGAGATTAGTGAAACTTCGAAtttcttctatatttgttgCATCATTGATACACAAAGCTTCATGCAGAGGAATACTGCTTATCTGCCCCAGATAGCTGTGGAAAGGCACATGATTGGTGTTCTTGACTTTGATTTCTTTTGGGAGGTCAAACAACTCTTCTAATGTGCTGAAGTTGGTATTATGCAGTTCCAAAGGAATTTTATCATGGGCTGCTGTGAAACAGCCATACTCTTCTAGTCCGAGCCGAACCTACTGGAATCTCATGCAGTTTTCCAGATTCCATGTTGGTTCCCTCAAGGGTTCTCAGCAACATCTCTATTTTTCATGGTACTCATATATGTGTGCTCTGATACTTGAGTGATAGCAAGACAGATGAAAAGACATTGATCACATCCAATGTTTAGACTTTGTGAACGGATTATCAAGTAAAAGAGCTGCATTTACGTATAATGCTTGTTATAGTACTGATGTATAAGTAGCATCTTACATATAGAGCCCCCTCTAGAAATTAACCACCCAAAATTTAGTGTAATTAAATGACAAACTATTATACTGTAGATCATACCGATTTCTATAGAAAAGAATTAACCAATATGCATAATCTACAATTTAATCGAAAATAACATGAATATGAGAATGACATGCAAAAGAAGCATTTTCTGCAGACCTGGCAGAAAAAATGAGGATTTGGAAACTTATATCTGAGGAAGCCAACCAGCTAGGTCTTCCGGACAGCTATGAGGGACCCGAGCTGGCCATCTAGCTAGGTCTTTAAAACAATTTCCGGTATTCAAACCTTATGCCTTGGTCCGACAGCATGATCGAGCATGACCAGTAGAAGCCGAGTCGACCATCGTTGCCTAGTGCACTGAACTGTACAATGTACATATATAACttataaataatagaaaaaaagtgGACGTGATTAAAAGTTAATACATACAAGTATAAGGGATTCTATAAAGAGTAGAGAGGGTTATTAATGGTAGAAGATAGGAAAACTCAAAACTTATTGCCTTAGAAATAAAGAAGTTTCAAATATGCGATGATTCTGAAAAAGAGTcggatgaagaaaaaaattactcaAATACTTTATTATGAAATTTGCCCCATCATGAAACTCTAGGTAAGATCAATTAAACATGGTGCATGGCTGACAAATGCCCAAAGAACTTGTGTTACCATCATATGTACTTTCCTATGAGCTCTATGGATACGAAATATATATTCTAAAACGGATGGGGACATTTAATAAACCCCTTCATCCTCAAGAAAGCAGAAATTAATACTTCCTGCAGACTGCAGAGTCGCATTTGAATGCAACTGCATGCAGCTGGGGCACACCAGAGGAAAACTTGCCCTattccaaatttccaatctATAAAACATACTAAAGTCAGTCCCTGCGAAGTTAGCTTTTGTTTTTCCGTAACAATGTgaatgagaaagaaagaaaacaatctGCTTTCAGCAGGGCATTGCAGCGTCTGTTGGCACAACATGGTACTTAATTGCTTCACTACCATATTAGCTAGTTCCTATCATGACCTTGTCACATTTAAAatccgtttgatagtgattttaaaaaacacttcatatatttttaacacttaaaattttttattataaaatgataatttttaagtattaaaataaaaattaaaaacgtttttaaaaataattattaaataaactcTTAATTATCCTCTTGCATATGCGTGTGCTCATCAATAGTCTTAGAGGAGCCACATAACACCCATCATATGACCAAGGATCGGGTCAACGAAAGCGTTATAACATGGCATGACATTTGTCAATCAAGAATCCTTTCCCTAATAATATAGTTAGTGTAgagctataaaaaaaaagtcatgaaTAAACATCCTTATATTGGCATATGTTAAATAAACAAGGGTTTTTGACAGCCTTGTCCACAGCCATTCGATGGAGGCGGCACAGATTAATTGGTTTGAATGTCGTTGTCGTGATATATATTTGTCAACCTTTTGAATACGACAAGTCACCAATCTTGTCTTCCaggtttttgaaatttaattttcggtGGCGGCACGCCTAGAGGTCAAAAAGATGGGGACGGACATGACTGAGAAGTCAAAATTTTCGGCATGTATGCCGGATATGCCGGAAAATTTGACTCCTGGTGGTTTCATCTTTGCAAGTTATGAGCATACTTCATGTCTAGCTTTTCAAATCCTAGCCAAATGACAAGGCATGTGCATATACTGATCAAAGAGATGGCGCATGGTTAGGATTTTAGGGCAGGAGGTAGTTTGCAGAACTTGCCTGTCATTTCTAATAATCAAAGGCATGCAGTTCTAGAAAGCAAGTCTTAAAGAAATCGCCCGACGTGAAGACGAGAACCTCCTAGAAAGTTGAGTTTTTGAAGTTCATACACATTCTCTTTTAATTAGTATATTCTATTATCATCTTAGTTGACACTAGAAATAtacattaattgaaaataagcCCAAAAATAAGGCCCAAGTTAAAACAGCCCAATTCCCAAACAGTATTTAATGCTAACTAGCAAATATGCCTTTAATAGTAATGGAACTCTTAACATCCAAAAAAGATAATGTTTGGGtctaaaaaatttaaggaaaaatgtaagagatagaaaataaagaagaaaattggaagaaaagaaaaaaatggagagaaatagaaattaagtttaaatataataaattatttttatatattactttaaatttattttacttgtaTTCCTCTTTTATGTAAAGactaataattgaaaaatatattagtttttaattattttttttattttctttcatatttttttgtagtaaaattaattatgagaaaattaatcattttcctttaacatttttttcttcttttcttattacttGTCAAGAACCAAACACAGCTTAATCCATAAGCACTACCTCTACTTTCTCTTGAACCCTACAATTAGACCTTACTCACCATCTCACTATTCCTACAAGCATATGAGATAATGGAGAAAGAGATTAAACCCTCATTTTAAAGCTACTAGAAGACTGTGTTGAAAAACGATTATTGGTGATGAGGATGGTGGAGGTGGTAGTTGGCGATGATAGTGAGAAGTTGGGCAATAACAATTATTATGAAGAGGGATGACAATGGTGTGTTGATTGATGATTGGTCATGAAAGGCAACTTTGTTAGTGGTCGTGTATCTTTGATGATTGAAAACTCAAGTTTCTTTAACTCTCCTCTTAACATTGAATCCTTCTAATTTGACTTTGTTATTTACCCACTTAATATTCTATTAAGATTCTAGAAGCTTTAGATAACCGAgtctttgtgtttttcttttaatgctAGCTTTTCACtactttattttctaaaatatttctttgagcTTCATCAATGCATTTATAATTTCTCCTACTTATGTAATATTTGTATACCTCGAATTGGGCTTGGATTTCTAGGCTAAAAGCCAAAAGTTCAAAGACTTGAatctttctcataaaaaaaaacccacatcATTCTAGTGTAGTTGTTgatgaaaataatgaattactTATTTTGTTCAAGTAATAAGTATGCATCCTAAACATGTGTGGACCAACTCACTAGTGGCTTCTTGTCTCTTCTTGGTAGATATAGGAGGAATTATTCTCCATATATTTCTCCTTAGAGAAATTTgcttggtgatttttctttctccaACAAGTCTTCTCAACGTGGCCAATCTTTTTACAATTTTGGCATCGTGGCTCTTCTTTAAACCAATAGTGTTTGATAGTGTTTCTCCAAAGTAGCTTTTCCTCTTCCATAACATGGAGGATACTTGCCATTGTTTTTTATGTCGTTTCCTTGACTCTTTTTGCTGTTagaattttcatttgattttatcTCACATTCTTGTGAGATCACATATTTACTTTGGATTGAAAGGCATTCTTAGCGAGTCTTTTCTATGTCTTTAGACTCTTTGGTGGTAGTAATAAGTGGatcatattttcctttactAATAATTAGTGGTATTTTTGCACAACTATGTTCTCAATTCATTTAATATCTCATCTACTCTTATATAATAATCCTAACGGTCTtagaatatttcatttttaaaattttgaaacttctTCTCGACGTCTAGTTTGAAGATGCATAGGCCTCGTCATTATGTTGAAACCCTTGCAATTTATTGATATGTGCATACACGTGCCAGTAGTGGCAACAAGATGGAAAGTGATAGTGGGCCTAGTGGTAAAATGGAAGACTTGGTCTAATTTGTTTGTTCAGTCATTAATTGTTGAGTCAGTTATTGAATAAGTCTTGGTAGTAGAGTGGGTGCTATTTTGTTGCCTATTCTGCagcatttcctttttttcagCTTTGTTGTTATTTTCTCTTCCATGTATGGCTATACATATAGCGTGAATGAATTGAATAAAGTAGGTAGTTTTATCACCAACAGTTCCCTCTTTGTCTTATTCCTTTCTGCCCTTAACTTCAAATTCCTTCATATcattggtatcaaagcttggTCCGACCATGGACACTCGCGGCAAAACGAATGCAGAATTCCGCAACGATGTTAACGAAATCTTAGCACGACACGATACCAGTTTCGATCAGGTGAATGCAGTCTTACAGGAAGTGTTAACCGAGCTTCAAGCTCTTAGAGCCTCCCATAACCAAAACACTAGCCCACGTGATGACTCCTCACACCCACATACTTCTCGTTCTAACATTATCAGTGACCACCCTCATCAACACCTCTAGCTGTCCTTCCCAAAATTTAACGGTGACGACCCAACTAGTTGGATTTACAAGGCAGAACAGTACTTTGATTTCAAGAACATTGCACCAGAACAACAAGTTCATCTGGCCTCCTTCCATTTAGAAGGCATCGCCCTGCAATGGCACAGATGGTTGACGAAATTCCGTGGACCACTCACATGGGATGAGTTCACCAAGGCTGTTCAACTTCGATTTGGTCCAACCGACTACGAAGACCCGTCAGAAGCTTTGACTCGTCTTAAACAAACCACATCTGTAGCAGCTTATCAAGAAGCTTTTGAAAAGCTTTCCCATCGAGTTGATGACCTACCCGAAAATTTTCTCATCGGTTGTTTTATTGCAGGACTTCGAGATAAAATTCGCATAGatgtaaaaattaaacaacCGCGAACCTTGGCAGATACAATAGGAGTTGCTAGGCTGATCGAAGAACGCGACCAACTGCAGAGGAAGCCAAACCAGCAAACTCGTTTCCAACTAGCCTCATTGACACCAAAGGCCTCACCCAACCCCACAGCTGGTGTGCTAGGACCTCCACCAACCCAGCGTATGAACCAGAGTTCGAATGCTCAACCAGCAACATTCCACCGAATCACCAATCAAGAGGCACGCGAACGACGAGAGAAGGGATTATGTTATTACTGTGACGAGAAGTTCGTTGTTGGCCATCGTTGCGAACGACCTCAATTATTCATGATCGAGGATTTCCCTCATATGAACACTGAGGATGTCGAAGGCGCTCACCCGGAACAAGAACATCATGAAGTTATACCAGAAATTTTTTTTCGTCAATTGCAGGAACTGAACACCCACAAACCATACGCGTTCTGGGCAAGCTGAAAAACAAGAATGTAATGGTGCTAATAGATGGTGGTAGTAAGCACAACTTCATTGATCATGCTATAGTCTCTAAGTTTGGGTTACCAGTGATCCGGGATAAGAAATTCGAAGTCATGGTTGCTAACCGTGAGAAGATAGAATGTACTGGACAATGTCGCGGTCTCACCCTCACCATTCAAGGATATTCCGTCACCGCCGACTACTACATTCTTCCGGTCGCGGCATGCCAATTGGTCTTAGGAGTACAATGGCTTGAAACTCTTGGACCCATCGAGATGGACTACAAGCAGCTCACCATGAACTTCAAGGTAGAAGGGACCCCCCAGACCTTCCAAGGATTGAGACGAACCAGCATCGAAGCTTTGTCTGACAAGGAATCCAATGGGTTACAAGGCACTGgattatttttccaaataattcCTTCCACCACCGCCAGCAGCCAACCAAAGTCCTACCCACCTGAGATAGGCCAACTACTAGCAAAATTCTCCCATGTATTTGAATCACCCACCAGCTTGCCTCCAAGGCGGTCACATGACCACCAGATCCCATTGCAGCCGAGCGCATGACCAGTGAGTGTGAGGCCATATCGATACCCTTATTACCAGAAAAATGAGATAGAGAAGATGGTAAAAGAGCTTTTGCAATCTGGTTTGATACGACCAAGTAACAGTCCGTTCTCTTCCCCAGTTCTGTTAGTAAAGAAAGCAAATGGTGCTTGGCGTTTTTGTGTGGACTATCGAGCTTTGAACGACATCAcagttaaagataaatatccAATTCCTATTATCGATGAGCTATTAGATGAACTCCATGGAGACAAATTCTACTCTAAATTGGATTTACGGTCTGGGTATCATCAGATACGGGTGCACGAAGATGACATTCCTAAAACAGCATTCCGGACACACGAAGGCCATTACGAATTTATAGTGATGCCATTTGGCCTCACTAATGCACCAGCAACCTTCCAAAGTCTCATGAATGATCTTTTCCGTTCCTATCTCCGgaaatttattttggttttctttgatGACATTCTAATATATTCAAGATCATGGGAAGACCATCTCGCACATCTACAAATTGTTCTCCAAATCCTATCAACTAACAGTTTGTTTGCAAAAGAGTCAAAATGTCGATTCGGTGTTTTACAGGTGGAGTACTTGGGCCACATTATTGCGGAGCAAGGTGTATCGGTTGATCCAGCCAAAATACAAGTTGTCATTGAGTGGCCAACCTCGACAACAACAAAAGGGGTCCGTGGGTTCCTCGGTTTAGCAGGCTACTATCGGAAA from Vitis vinifera cultivar Pinot Noir 40024 chromosome 9, ASM3070453v1 includes these protein-coding regions:
- the LOC100254863 gene encoding probable 2-oxoglutarate-dependent dioxygenase AOP1, encoding MTWIHQLNPYKIHDLRQYIQVAHQGGKRRKRTKTMGSEAPRLPVLNFSTGTLKPGTRSWLLACKDVLHALEEYGCFVAVYDKVSSELDNTTFCQLEELFDLPTETKVKNTSDKPYFGYIGQHPLIPLHESMGIEDATTLKGVESFTNIMWPAGNDHFCETVLSYSKLVSELEQMVKKMVFESYDAEKYYDSHIQSTTYLLRLIKYRGPQKNETCIGTSCHTDKSFITVLHQNEVCGLEIRTKDGEWISFKPSPSSYVVMAGDALLAWSNGRIHSPEHRVIMNGNKARYSIGLFAYHRGIIEIPEELADEEHPLQFKPFNHYGLLHFYFTNKAGQAESTAKAYCGV
- the LOC132254360 gene encoding probable 2-oxoglutarate-dependent dioxygenase AOP1, with the translated sequence MVDSASTGHARSCCRTKVRLGLEEYGCFTAAHDKIPLELHNTNFSTLEELFDLPKEIKVKNTNHVPFHSYLGQISSIPLHEALCINDATNIEEIRSFTNLMWPAGNYRFCAHLFSKLVAELDQMVIKMLFESYGEEKYSDSHIGSTTSLLRPLKYRAPKMMETNLGLNSHKDKSFMTILQQNQVDGLEIETKDGEWICF